From the genome of Salvia splendens isolate huo1 chromosome 7, SspV2, whole genome shotgun sequence:
ATCATTACAGATGCATATTATGGGaatttttgagattttgatgCTGGCAATAAGATCAGCAACCCCCCCTCTATCTCCAGCAGACATACCATCAACCTCATCCATGATGAGAACAGTCTTCACATTTTGAGAGCTGGAACATTCGTGAAGAATAATGAGTACATCACTAAGCTACTATCGCGTGCAAGTAACTATCAGGGTCAAATTAATATTAGATGCAAGCAAAAAAAGTAAACCCAACCTTCCCGGTTTAAGACTCAGGGATTGATTGTTAACAAGTTCTTTGATAGAGTTAGAAGTGCTTCCATGAATTCCTCTCTCAATTTTACCATCAGCTTTCCCACGACTGTCACTAGCATTAACCTGTTTACATAGTCATCAAATGAAAAATGAGGCACACAACTTCCAAAATAGGGGAAGAGTAAAGACAGAAATACAACTGCCTAACCTCAATTGTTTGAAATCCAAGCATCTGACTAACCAACTTTGCTGAGCTAGTTTTCCCAATACCAGGCGTCCCACTCAAAAGCACAGCTTTCTTAGCACCAGAATCGTTCTGtttctttccttttcccttGTTCTTGGCATCAAGGAATTGTTCATTCCAGTTTGTCAACCAATCATGGAGCTGTTTTACCTGTAATCAAGCGGTTACtgtcattaataaaatattgacAGGAGTAGACCTCTTTACAAAGTTTCTTGCAAAGGAAAGCTAGAGAAATAAAGACCAAGCACATACAAGAGACTGATTCCCAACAATATCATTAGGAACCTTCGGCCTATATTTTTCTGTCCATGGTAGGGAAGTAGATTGGTTTTTACGCTTAGATGATGCTGAAATAGAGGCCAATCCTTTTGTGTCTGAGTTTGTCACAGTTTGGCCTGTTTGTTCTGGAAAACACATTGGAGTAAACAGTTAAACAAAGTTTATGCTTCCGATTGCAGGAACATGTATTACAAATAATTTATCATAGTTAGCTTCATTTGAACATCAGACTATAGGACGGGAACATACTACTTTTTTCAGGCTTTTGAGGGCTCTTCTTGGGAGGAGATGGAGCAACTTTAGCTACTGGCTTCTTTGATTTATTTGATGCTCGAATCATATCAAACAAACCATCCTCCGTGAGAAAAGCAGTACTGAAAAAGACATAAAATGAAACAGAAACTATTATGACAGCACTGGGACAAAAGCGTAGGAATGTTCTTGATATCACCAAGTACAACAGAAGATGAAAATAAGAAACTTGCCCAAGCTCTTTGGCCTTCTCAGACTTCCGTCCACCAATATCTTCATCACATAGAAGATAATTCTGCAAGAACCATGTCAGAGACTACTAGTAATGAAGCAATATCGAATCTAGTTATATCAAATAATCACCGTTTTTTTGCTGACAGATCCAGTGCAACGTCCGCCATGGCGTTTGATCAGATCCTCAGCTTCTTCTCTTTCTAAACTGAAAAATTGAACAATGAAAGCAAACTAAATAAGAAAGAGAGCAAGCACCAAGAAAATCTATGGTAACATATGAACTAGTAAGACTAATACTTTAGTATTTACACTAAGCATATGCAACAGGTACACACATACCCATCATCTTTTTAAGATGAACAAGGCAAACATGAAACATCAGATGATGTGCATAGAAACACTAATGTATAGAAGGCTTACCTGTCAAGTGTTCCACTAATCACAAAAGTCAAACCATTTAAACAGTCTGGAGCACCTTCGGGAATTTCCTGACACAAGAAAAGCAAAAATGAATGATCAACAAGTGATATTTAAGACAAGACATTCAAAATTCCTCAACTGCCATACCTTCTCTCCTTTATGAGGAGGATCTTTCCTCTCACCAAAGTTCATAAATCCACCCCTTCCTCCACCACCTCTACCTCTTCCGCCTGCTGGTGCACCTCTTCCACCACGGCCTCGCCCACCAGGTTTTGTAGGTTTAGCATCTTTATCATCCATGTCCTCTTCTGCATCACTCTTATCAACATCCATGCTTTCTACAGTGATTTGGGTGACTGCAGAACCTTTTGCACCCCTACCCCGACCCCTACCCCTTCCAGCAGATTTTGCATTGGACTTTACTGTTtgatcatcatcttcatcaatgTCATCAGCGATTTTTCGAGCAACACCTTTACCTGATTCAGTTTTCAACTTCTTGTTTGGACTGGCGTCTACTAAACCCTTCCTTAAGGTAGGTGTGGCAAAATCATCACCGTCATCATCGTCATCACTGATTTGAAATTTGCGCGGTTTTTTCCCTGATGGAGGCTTCTCGCTTGCTGACCCCGTACTGCCCTTCTGTGCCTTCTTTTCAGAAACTTCCTCAACCTCCATCTCATCTTTTACACTCTGTGCATCCTTAGCAAAATATTTGCTTGTTTTCCTCCTACTGGAAGATTCTTTTGCTTCTTGTACCTAGACGCCCCCAGATATAGAACAAAAAAATCAGGTGAATCACGGTTCCGAAAGTAACTCTGTTGCAAAACATATAGTATCCATGTTCAAATGCATGAAAAATGTAACTGCTGGCATTCTTTATAATCACAGAGGTGCTGTTACAATGCACAAACGTGTTTTACGAGCACATTGAGCTCTTCCTAAAGGAAATTGGTattcagaaaaaaaatgattgtCATGGAAAAATGACATTTTCCAGGTGAGGACTTACAACAGGAGGCTTCTCAGGTGTCAATGGCTTTTCTTGCTTCAATGTGTTGCCATTTCCTGCGGGTATACCATGTGGCTTCACAAACCACTTTCTTATATCTTGAGACTGAAATTCAGAGAAGAATATTTCAATGACGAGCATATCACAATATCAAGACTCCTTCATTACACGGAACGCCCCTCGGACAGGGGAAGCCCGTAACAAAAGAATCATATCTTAACTAACTAAGCAAATAGGCAGAAAATTGCCCTAAACCTAATTTTCCACATACCATTTCTTTATCTAGAAACTGCCTTCACGCTGCCAACTCTTCACTTCAAAAAACCATCTGAAACAAGAAAATCAGAAAGAAATTCTTACACGACCCAACCGTACATAAAACAAGAAGCTATTGGAAAGACACCAGACACCAGTGTAGGTGCATTTTCTCCTAGTTCAATTCCAAAATCTTAACTCTtagtttgattaattaattaatggatttgAATAAGCAGCAACACAGAGATGCTAATAAACCGAGGTTTATGCAAATTGAGAGCTTAAATGAACGGCGTGACCGGTTTCCGGTTGAGAGAGAGTAGGTATGGATAGAGAGAAGGGCAAGACGGGAGTCGAGGCGAATGATGAGTGGgcttatttataaatatagggAGAGAAATGCATATATAAGGAATATACATGTAGAGATCTTCAGCATGCcaaaaaatagtgaaatgttTCTACAATTAACGATATAAACAAGGGCAATAGACCGAAATTGTGGTTCAGTAATCTCGACTCCGTCTCCGCCCATACAATGCATAAAACAATTGATAGCAAAAGAGCTCAGACACGCATAGTGTGTGTGatataaagagagagaaagaggaaaatTACTCGATTACGGAATATTGTCCGCCGATTACTTCCGACGTTAGCAGAGAGCGAGcacttgagagagagagagagagagagagaggggtttTGCAGTGGAAGAAACCTGTGGGGCCCAGATATTCTTCACACACGTGGCGTATTTAATGGGCCGTTGAACGGCCCAATTCCATGCACATCGTCGGTCAAGTGAGTGGAAGAAAaaatgttctttttaaattttaatgacaaattaaattgtaatttcacaacattaatttaaaaaggAAAGCTCAAAACAACGTTTTCATCTTCTTGAAAAGAGTCGTGAATCAAAAGAGACCAATACATGACATGACGTCTACTCTAAAAAAAACTTAGGTCCTTCCTCTTGTAGGTGATCAGCATCAGCCATTCCCCACTTCTCAGTCGTAAATTTACATATTATTCCGTCATCCATGGAGTGCGTGCGACTTTTGTCATGACACGAAATTATTATTATGTGGATGTTTTATCACTAGGAAAGCGTCTTTTACCAAAATAAGTTTCAAATATTTTATGTACCTTTTATAGTCTCTACTACTAATCTAATGGTTACTCTATTATTTTGTCGGACTTTATGTCAATAATTAACATCCAAATATTTATTTGATGAGTAAGATGTTGGCCAGTGTCAATTACTCAATTTtgaccaaaaaaaaaagtatactAAAATAACACagtaggaggaggaggaggaggagcattatttttttgtttttaatataaCATGGAAATCGCTTGTGTATGAAATTCTTCATTATGATTAACAAAGAGGAAACTAAATGCCACATCTCCTACATAAGAGACTAAGAGAGGCACAAACCAGAAACTAAACGAGGTAATTGAGATTCTCTTACACACAACAAAGCAACACATGAATCTAATCCAAATCATAAACTGCAACGGATGACATCAACACACTCCCCATCCAAAGCTTCCCATCTCTCTCCTCCACTTCACTCACTGCTTTCACTACTTTCCCCGTTCTATCCTCCAGAATCTGCACCAGCTTACCGTCTTTGCTGTACTTTGCCACCAACGCGTGCATCCGCCCTCCGATCTGCATCAGGTAATGGAGCTTCGCAGAGATCGGAAGCTTCAGCCAGGCTTGACGGAGTTTTGGGTATAGACCTAGGATGTGCGTGTATATGCTTCTCCGGCAGTGGATTGCTACCCAGAACTCACCCTTCTCGTTTGTCCGTACGTTGTCCGGGAATCCGGGCAGCACAGCAATGGGCTCCCACGTCCCTGCTTTCTCGCCTTTCAACCAGTATTTGATTAACCTACACAAATTGGATGATAGAAGCTTATTATAATTCAAGAAACGCATCGTCTTTGTTTAATCATAGATGTAATGCAATGTATTGATTTGCTAATAGCAATCAACAAACTGAATGGCAATATACATTCTGAGAAGATGTACAAATCCTCACATTTCAAGTTGTAAACATACAAAATAGCATCgagtgataacaataactcaATTGGATAGTCGAAACTCGATTATAATGTTAAATCATAGCTGCAATGCAATGAAATGTATTGATTCGCTTGCTGATAGCGATCAATGAACTGAATGACAATATCCATTTTGTTTATGAGAAGATGTACAAATCCTCACATTTCAGGTTGTGAACATACAAACTAGCATCAagtgataacaataacaatTCAGCTCTCGCAATTACGTGGATAAATCAAGTAAACTAAGGATGATCAGTGCACGCACATACCTCCCTGGTGAAGCTTCACAGAACACAAAATACGAACGATCCTTACTTAAGGAAATGCCATTTGGAAACTGCATGTTCCGGACAAGAACAGTGGTTTCTTTTGTTTCCGGATTGTACTTCAGCACCCTTCCACTATCCTCGCTAGAGAAAACCAACTGGAGGAAGTTCCTGAAACGAGAAGGCAGTAGTATCAAGCGTTTACCAAAAGTATAGAACTTTCACTAATCAACAAAATTCACACCTACCTTCTTCTGTACTTAGTGCTGCTATCAGTAAAGTAAACGTTCCcttcatcatcaacatcaacatcattcATAAATCCCAGGGGAACACCTTCCGCCTCAGTGGTCAGAGACGTGGCCAAACCACCCTCAGGGCCAACCTTCATCAACCCGAAATATGCATCAGCAATGTACAAATCACCACTCTTCTTGTCAAATCTCAGCCCCAAGGGCCTGCCACAGATGTGTTCGTTCTTCACGTAGCCCAGCACTGACGGCTTCGGATCACATAGGCCGCCCGACCTTAAACAACCAACCAATACAGTATCATCAAATGGGATACTTAACTCCGTTTTCACTGCTCAAATCCACAAGCAATAGTATTTCTCAAATTGCACAAATGTGAAAtcaaaattgattatattaaataattcatGCACAAGCACTAAAATACACAGTACCTAAATTTGAATAAAAGCAAacaataaaaggaaaaaagaggAAAGAATCACCGATTAGCCGAAGTGTAGGCAAAGTCATTCCACTTCTCCCCATCCCAGAAAACAACCCTACCATCAGCAACGCCGGTGTACGGGCCGCGGCCCTTCGGGTCGAAAGCAATGCTCTCGGGCCCCTGCACCTGATTCAAAAACCTAATTTCCGATTTCTGGAGCAAATTCTCGCGGTCCCTATCAATCGGGAGGGAGGACCACGGCGGCATCTCCACCCTAACCGACTCGAAATCGGGGAAATCGGAAATCGCGGAGTGGCGGAACGGGTCGACGGCGCAGTAGACCGCCAGCAGGATGAACAGACCAGCGAATGCTCCGGCGGGCGTCATGGCCGGCGATTGCTGAAGAAAATTGGCCATTGGGGTTTTTATGGAAACGGTTTGCGAGCTAGCAGTTGATAAAAAGATGGATGGTTGGTTGGGGAAGAGAAATTAAGGAAATTAAAGTGGATATATCCTGCCGCCAACTACCAGCTGCCTACTTTCTGCATGCATTTGTGTTGGGCCGCATTCGAAGCTAAATTCTGGATTCCGCCtttaaggtcatccacaacgtcGTTGTTATACCGTTctttaaactactatttgcagATCCCACtgtattttttactctataccttaactaaggaacagaacctgcaaccTTTATTATCCGTTCCTtatattactattcattcaatttcattttttatttttatttccaacacaattcaattaaaacaaacgcacttcattaaaaagcacacaacataaaaaaaattacaacttaaaatttaaagagggaaggccaagttgtgcaaTAGGAgggcggaaggccaagttgtgctgccgtatacacaattccgttccaccaggcttggtattgggagggcgagaagcgagaagtgtccgccattgtggcggtcatgtacaccgcCATAAGGGTGGTCGAGCCtcccccgagcccgatccccagcccgcctggcttgattcgcctcggcccttcctcgctctactCGCCTTCGCCGTCTtagtcccttgcggccgacggcgcccacggctggatacCCCAGCATCGCTGGCCGTGCCCGCAAACTCCTGCGGTGCACCCTCTTGTGCGCCGCtgccctcaccggtgtcaccagacgagtattggccactcgcagtgtgcttcgtgcgctttgaggttgagcccgagctggagcggacaccgccggcccaccttttctcgtccttgacgacctgccaaatatcaacatatttgaatggtttaccggtgtcctggttgtagacgcgcaaagccgccctcagaatgtcggctcccgaagctccgctttggtagtgcgcgagtagatgccgcagaattttttgacctgtttgtcgactcggccaaagtgagagcggagcatcttatatgtgcgcttCCGGGACCCTctcggcttaatctggtggtagatcccggtgaccttttcccagaagcacttgatgggttgttgattcccgacgacgggatcgtacgagacggtgatccaggcgttgtacatcaccatcgtttcgttgttgctgtacggatgccggcctagatcctcctcttcttcctcctcctcctcgcccgcctccGACTCCttccccgcctccgcctcctcccagagtgggttcaacggggaaattctcccgaatctgggataatccctgcgaataccgcggggcgtaGGGAcaagcgtatgcatccacgtcaaaagtaggtggttggtacccacccggcgtcgacgaaccgaaaccacccagtgtgttgtacatggtctcccaatcgttaaacgtgttgagatcccacccgccggagccgccacctcCGGAGTTGCCGTCGTCGGACATTTTATGATGAGATGTtaaatgaaaattggagaggaaatgaagtagatttaggaagaatagatgtgtagttgtgtgtgaaatgagaatgaattgggagtatttatagaataaaaaataaaaaaaaaatagaaaaagtaaaaaaacggtaataaacggtaatattaccgtttacaatttttttttaaattcgcatttaaaaaaaaagatttattgcgtcagcacgtgacgacgtccactcgcgggccggcgagtgggcgtcacgcacgacgcaggggCGCACCACGTCGCCATGGCGCGTGGCGTGACAGCCCGTCCCGTGTCTCGCAGGGACGGGTTACGGTACGAGATGAGAACGGTTCGGGGGCGGGACGGTGTGCTGCAACGCGGGACGGTTCTGcgccgcgttgcggatgctctaagagcatcatTAACGCATTGGgtcgggccgcaaatcgcgagtcccggccagTCACAAGCGTTAGATGGAggagagtcacggcccaggccggtcccggggccgcattTGCGGCTCGGTGTGATACGAGACTATTGTGCATCATTCTTCGGGCTGAGCCGCATCCCGCGAGTCCAGGCCCAGCGTTACATGCTCTTCGGGCTAGGCCGCAAGTccccaaaaattaatttttttttccgattttgtgtctataaatacgagacTATTGTGCATCATTCTTACGTGCATTATCCATTTCAATCCTCTATTATCCCTTTGTTTCAGTgtcaatggattggttcaacagcgatGAACGTCAGATGGacgagttcgtcaactcgaacaattggtacatacaGGCATCGCCACCATCGCAGCCGACGCCTAGTCCGGGAGTTGGTAGCAACGTCGACGTATCATCGCTGGTCAACACCGAGGAGTTCGAGatcagtgagatggagcccgctTAAGGgcggggcaagggcaaggtcggcgaggaggatgggccgaagaagtataGTCTGCaagagacaatgtggcttgcAAGGAACTACGTTGACGTcaccgaggatcctatcatcgacAACCAGCAGTCCGGCAAGGTTttctgggagcggattgctGAGAAGTATAACGTTGGGCGTCCTAAAGAGTAGAccgagcgtagctacgtgaagctgcgcaagcattggggtcgggtccaggcggatatgagcaagtggaatggaaagtgggccaacgtagtccggatgtggcggagcgggcacagcgaggcggacctTGTCAAGAAGACGAATGAGGCGTTCTTCGCTGACGGGAAGAAggccttcaagtacttcgacgtttggaagctcgtcgagaagtGCCTGAAGTACACCAGCGGTGCCGAGCCGACGGCAActggggcggcgaagagaaccaaagtttctgcctccggaaactactcttcgagcgacgtgacggacgacgacgtcttcgactcctctcctagcattcagagccgcccgatgggaacaaaggcggcaaagaggaaagcaaatgggaaggcaactgcgagcaactcgactatggtgccaccgccgatcaatccgtctctggataagatgtccgacACTTTGTCGGAGCTGAgtattacatggcggatgagccagctgacggagttgacatcgagggatacctcgacgatgtcggagttcgatctcgagttgcaccgtgagatgaccgcctaccttcgcgcccaaatgaagaagtagtagttgTGGCCCGG
Proteins encoded in this window:
- the LOC121742334 gene encoding replication factor C subunit 1, encoding MSQDIRKWFVKPHGIPAGNGNTLKQEKPLTPEKPPVVQEAKESSSRRKTSKYFAKDAQSVKDEMEVEEVSEKKAQKGSTGSASEKPPSGKKPRKFQISDDDDDGDDFATPTLRKGLVDASPNKKLKTESGKGVARKIADDIDEDDDQTVKSNAKSAGRGRGRGRGAKGSAVTQITVESMDVDKSDAEEDMDDKDAKPTKPGGRGRGGRGAPAGGRGRGGGGRGGFMNFGERKDPPHKGEKEIPEGAPDCLNGLTFVISGTLDSLEREEAEDLIKRHGGRCTGSVSKKTNYLLCDEDIGGRKSEKAKELGTAFLTEDGLFDMIRASNKSKKPVAKVAPSPPKKSPQKPEKSKQTGQTVTNSDTKGLASISASSKRKNQSTSLPWTEKYRPKVPNDIVGNQSLVKQLHDWLTNWNEQFLDAKNKGKGKKQNDSGAKKAVLLSGTPGIGKTSSAKLVSQMLGFQTIEVNASDSRGKADGKIERGIHGSTSNSIKELVNNQSLSLKPGSSQNVKTVLIMDEVDGMSAGDRGGVADLIASIKISKIPIICICNDRYSQKLKSLVNYCLLLSFRKPTKQQVAKRLSLIASSEGLQANEIALEELAERTNGDIRMALNHLQYMGLSMSVIKFDDIKQRLQSNSKDEDISPFTAVDKLFGYNGGKLRMDERIDLSMSDPDLVPLLIQENYINYRPNSGSKDDNGMKRLNFIARAAESIGNGDIINVQIRRYRQWQLSQAGCIASCITPAALLHGQRETLEQGERNFNRFGGWLGKNSTMGKNNRLLEDLHVHLLASRESNLGRSTLRLDYLTLLSKRLTEPLKKLPKDEAVERVVEFMELYSVGMEDFDTIVELSKFKGHPSPLDGVLPAVKAALTKAYNKGSSSRIIKTADLITLPGMKKAPKKRVAAMLEPVDESLPENAENEEENLSDAEDQEDDLADPEKQQKLQSELQSLNSKAIKVQMELKGSASSSSKKAPAGRGGGRGSGSASKRKR
- the LOC121742338 gene encoding protein STRICTOSIDINE SYNTHASE-LIKE 3-like: MANFLQQSPAMTPAGAFAGLFILLAVYCAVDPFRHSAISDFPDFESVRVEMPPWSSLPIDRDRENLLQKSEIRFLNQVQGPESIAFDPKGRGPYTGVADGRVVFWDGEKWNDFAYTSANRSGGLCDPKPSVLGYVKNEHICGRPLGLRFDKKSGDLYIADAYFGLMKVGPEGGLATSLTTEAEGVPLGFMNDVDVDDEGNVYFTDSSTKYRRRNFLQLVFSSEDSGRVLKYNPETKETTVLVRNMQFPNGISLSKDRSYFVFCEASPGRLIKYWLKGEKAGTWEPIAVLPGFPDNVRTNEKGEFWVAIHCRRSIYTHILGLYPKLRQAWLKLPISAKLHYLMQIGGRMHALVAKYSKDGKLVQILEDRTGKVVKAVSEVEERDGKLWMGSVLMSSVAVYDLD